One genomic window of Nitrososphaera sp. includes the following:
- a CDS encoding DUF2382 domain-containing protein — MTDDGQNKPLTPLQESSKDSEYQFDKSIPVMGESYSISKKTTRQEFVIEKRWVTAVKTVQIPIRYEEIYVNGKKFGEKGGLDSILSFIDKATKSADKSDRNARQDAQALDDRQLVPLVEEDTALQKIIPLYSEQVRISKRMVKYKDAVITKAKVTENQKISIELAGEKIKIRYPDGTERTLESTVTAPAESTRSDLHTTAA; from the coding sequence AAAGCAGTAAAGATTCTGAGTATCAGTTTGATAAGAGCATCCCGGTGATGGGTGAGAGCTATTCGATATCTAAAAAGACAACGCGGCAGGAATTTGTTATCGAGAAGAGGTGGGTCACCGCAGTAAAGACCGTGCAGATCCCAATAAGATATGAAGAAATCTATGTCAACGGGAAGAAATTTGGTGAAAAAGGCGGGCTCGACTCGATACTTTCGTTTATTGACAAGGCAACAAAATCAGCTGACAAGAGTGATAGGAATGCACGGCAGGACGCACAAGCCCTAGACGACAGGCAACTAGTTCCACTTGTCGAGGAGGATACTGCACTGCAAAAGATAATCCCCCTCTATAGCGAACAGGTCAGGATAAGCAAGAGGATGGTGAAATACAAGGACGCAGTAATTACAAAAGCAAAGGTTACCGAGAATCAAAAGATTTCAATCGAGCTAGCCGGCGAGAAAATCAAAATACGGTATCCCGATGGGACAGAGCGAACGCTCGAGTCAACTGTCACTGCACCGGCAGAGTCCACGCGTTCAGATCTGCACACAACGGCAGCCTGA